TCACTGGCAAGCCCATTGTACGAACGGCCCAGCCAGCCGGCATATTGCCCCGTGCGATCATATCCCTGAATCCGGCCTAACCGGAAGGGAACGAAGCAGTAGCTTGGAAACGGTGGCAGATTTCCGCCGGCATTTCGCTGATCGAGGTACTCGACGACCGATCCCATGGCCGGCCAGTCCTTTTCCGTGGCGTTCACATCCTGACCGTTCGCGGCGACACGAGGCCACGGATGTCCCGTCTGGATCAGATGGGCGGCGTTGTGATCGTTATGCGTATGGCTGACGGTCCGGATCACGCAGTACCGGTCGGATCTCTGTGCCATCATGGGAAGATGCTCACAGATTCGCAGATCGGGAGTGCAACTGGCGATCGGTTGGTAAGGACCGCGCAGCGTGCTCGCGGCATCCGGCTTCATGTCGAATGTTTCAAGCTGGCTGGGCCCGCCGAACAAATAGAGGAAGATCACCGACTTGGCCCGCGGCGTTGGCCCCGCGGTGGCACGCCCCTGCTCTGCGGCCAAGAGCCGCGGAAGTGTCGCACCAAAAAGTCCCGCGCCACCAATTTGCATTAAATGTCGACGCGACAACCCGCTACAGACCGCTTGGGAGTGACCTCGAATATTGAGCATGGTCCTGTCATTCCTTCTCTCAAAACCTCCGCGTGGTCAGCGGCGATTTGCGTCACACATTCCGCGAGCGCCCAATCTGGATATCCAGTATTCAATTTATATCGGCTGAGTTCAAGTGGATTACAAACTGTTTATTCATGAAATTGCGTTCGAAGATCGAAAGTCGGGCCAATGCGCATCATGGACGAGGCGGAGCGGGACGTTGTCCAAGCAACCATGCCGCGGCCTCATCATGGGGTGCGCACAGTTGTCCAAATTGTGGTGTTGGCAACGCATGCAACCGATGTCCAATTGTCCCCACCAGCCGAATCTCTACTGGGATTGGATTTCGCTTCCCTTTGGACTGCTTAACGATCTCCAGAGCGAGCATCAGACAGTCATTGGTACTGACCCGCTGGTCATCATTGCCGATGACAATCCAGATTGGCCGTCCTACCAAACGGTTCGCAACATGGATCGGGTTGAGCGCCTGGACGAGTGCGTTGTCTTCGGCCCCAGAAAATTCGGCCAGTGCCCCCAGATGGGTGACCGGCGCAAATGCAATGACTTGCTTGAATCGTGCATCGGCGGCCGCACAGTGTAAGGCCGCAAATCCCCCCCGGGACGTACCTGAGACCGCCACCTCGGCGGGATCGGTCAACTTTTCAGCGATCAAGTAGTCCAAAACCTGTGAAACCTGCTGTGCGAATTGGTCGGCAATATTTTCGCCATTCACCACGCGATTCTTCCAACCCGCCAGATCGCCCGATTTCTCTCCGGGACGCGTGTCGGTTCCGTGGCAGGGAATGTCGAGCGAAACACACAAATACCCGTGCGACTTCAGCAGATGTCCGAGGCGATTGACATCGTTACTGAGCAGGGAATTCTTCATATCGGCCCCGAACACAAAGAGCGTCGGTGCCGGCCCGGTGGGCTTGTCGCCCAGGATGGCAAACGGAACATCGCCAGACGTTTGCAGCAGTTTCACGGTGAGGGCGGTTGATTCTTCGGCGGCAATGCGATCGGCGTTGATCAGGACAGAAATCGCGATACACCATGCAATCAGATGTGGAATCATCGACGGCGTCAATCGAGTTCGACATCGCATCATGAAGTCACCTGCCGTTCACACAGTTCTTGAGAGGATGCATCAATTGACGATCCAATCTGGATATCCAGTTTAGCAAATCAACACATCAATGCAATCCGATTCTTTGAACTCTGACATTTATCAGAATTCACGATCCCAAATTCAGGTTGAAAACTCGGATGGCATTGTCGCGAAGAATTAAGCGCTTGTCGGAATCCGAAAGATCGGCATAGTCAATACGGCTTCGCTGCATGGGCGCGTGGTAGAGCGGCGTGTCTGTTCCAAAGAGAATTCGCTCGGGCCCCACTTCCTTGACGGCCCACTCGATCAAGCCAGGAGTGATGCTGCGCGCACTGGATGTGTCGGCGAAAACATTCTCATGTCGGCAACGCTGGATGGCTCGGATCTGGTGCGACACGTCACCATCCCACCCATGCCCGATATGCGCCAGGATCAACTTCACTTCGGGATAGTCGTTGATGAATGGGACGAAATCGTCAGCCTGACTATTTTGTTCGCTGCTATGCGTCAGGACGACTGCGCGATGCCGAGCCGCGAACTCGAAGATCTTTCGGCCATGTTCGACGATCGGGTAGCCATGTTCTTCCGGATGAATCTTGATTCCAACGCACTTCGGTTTCTGCAGCATTTCCGCGGCTTGGTCGTATGTGGCGGGAGTCAAGGGATCAACGACGACGTACTGCAGCATGCCCTCGGTGTTATCGATCGTTGCCGCCGCCTCTTCGTTGCCGCCAATCGGATTTCCTTCCAGGCGTGGGAGCAGCGCTTTCAGCGGCGATGCGATTGTCCACTCGATGTTCGCGAGCCGTGCGCGGCGAACGACAAGTTCCGCACTTGCCGTCATGAACTCTTCAATTTTCGGATCGACGCCCTGACGGCTGTAACGGCCGTAATGCGCATGCACATCGATCGCCGGAATTTGCTCAGTTGACATGATTGCCTCGTCAGAATCAGCCGGGTTCACATTCCAGTTTGACTGTCAGGGATGACGGATCAGGCTCGGGTGGAGGCTGCGGGTGGGCGGGCAGCAAGGGAATCAGCAGGACCATCAATCCCATGAAAATCAATGCTGCCGCGAAACTCATTTGAAATCCATAGGCTCGGTTGTAGATCGAACCATAGTGATCGGAAATTGCGCCAAACAAGGCACCGGCCGGGGCTGCGGGCATCATTGCAAGCGAGGCAAATCCCATATTGCTGCGGGTGTGCGATTTTGGCGAGCAACTGAGAATATAGTTCGTCATATACACTCCGAACAATTCGCCTGCTCCGAGCAGCCCAAAGCTGAGCATGAACCAGTATCCCGGCACCAGCATGGCCCAAACGACCCCTGCGACAGAACACAATGCCGTCACGAGCATGGTCGCTCGTGGTCCCGCATAAGCCAGGAGTGCTCCCATACAAAGGCCAGAGCCGATCTTGAATCCGAATCGCAGTGCCAGTTGATAGCCGACCAGAGTTTCGGGAGCGACGCCGAGAACTTCTTTCGTATACAGCGTCATGTTGTTGCCGATCGAGAAACCCCAAAACGACAGCACGCCAACCAGGAACGTGAGTCGCAGCCAGCGATTGCCGACGAAATCACCGAACCCGGCGAAAACATTTGAAACAAATGGTTGGCGGGTCGCCTCGACCTTTTCAGGAGCGATCACAAAGTGCGTCGAGAGCCACGCGGCGGCGCCCATGATCGGGACGCTCGCCAGAAAGGGAAGCGCAAAATTCCAGGGATACGGTGCGGCCGCCAAACGCAGGCCAAACAGTCTGCCATCCAGGCACAGTTGCAGAACAAGTGCGCCGACGAGTCCGAGAAACGGTCCGCGTCCATATCCAAGACTGAGCGCCTGCCCGCGTTTCGATGGCGACGCGCCACGCCCGATCACTTCAAACAGGAACATCGTCACTGTGGTCAGTGCGCCGCCGGTGACGATTCCTTGAGTGATCACGGCAGCGACTTTCAGGGCGTTGGGAATCGGAGAGAGGATGGCCAGGGCGACCACCCCTCCCATGATGGCCAGGACCAGGTAACACGTCACCAGCACGCGTTTCAAATACGAGACTTGCGGGAACAGGCATGCCACGACCAAAGGAGAAGCGGCCATGATCAGGTACGCTGAGCCCGGCAAATTTGAAACAGTGTCCGATGCTCCCAAAGCCTTGCAAACGGGGGCGTGGAATCGGCCGACATTCAAGACAGACGATCCAAGAAACATCAACCCGGTGTTTACACCAAACAGCATGACGTTACGCCGCTGATCGACTTCGCCGACGGGAAAGCGATCGGCAGCGTCATCCTGTCTCGCGGTTGCCAAAGTGCCAGTCGTCACGTGCTGTCGCCTTTGATGATTCGACACCTGTTTCAATGCACTGAATACGATTCGACTACCGACTCATCGATCTCGATTCCCAGTCCGGGCCCAGTGGGTACGTCGACGAATCCCTCGCACAGTTGGAATGGTCGAGTGACGATCTGATCACGAAAGGGATTTTCGGTGACATCAAGCTCCAGTAGTGGAGCTTCGGCATCATGCGCGGACGTGGCAGCGGACAGTAACGAGACCAGATGAATGGTGGCAGCGGTGACGATGGCTCCGCCCCAGCAGTGGGGAATGCAGAGGATGTTCCACATCCGAGACATCTCGGCAATGCCAAGGCATTCCGCGAATCCACCACACAGGCTGACGTCTGGCTGGATGATGTCGACGGCTCGACGGGCGAGCAACGCCTGCGCCGCGGCACGCGAGTCGACACATTCTCCGCCCGCGATAGGGATATCAAGATTGGCCGAGAGGACGTCGTAACCAACGTACTGATGCTGCGGCAGGGGTTCTTCGTACCAGTCGATGCCAAGTTGTTCGAGTTCGCGTCCCATACGGATGGCTCTTGGAAGCGAGTACGCGCCGTTCACATCGACTGTGAGTTTGATGCCGGGCCCCAGTGCGTCTCGCACTGCGGCAATGATGGGAATCTCGCGCCCAAGTGAAAATCGACCGATCCGCAGTTTCACCCCCCGAAATCCCTGGCGGACAAGGTCGAGGGCGTCGGCAGGGTATTGATCTTCGGGCTCGCAACCTTCGCGATAATTGACGGACGAGGCATACGCTTCGACACGATCTCGCACACGTCCACCGTACATGTCGGAAATCGATTGATTCAGAATTTTGCCGCGCAGATCGTGGAGCGCGATGTCGAGCCCTCCCATCGCCATTCCGTTTCCAAAATTTACTCCCCAGCATTTCCGCCACAGTTGACGGTGATTTCGCGGGTCTTCACCGATAATCAACGGAGCAAACTTCTTGTCGATGATCTCGCGCACACCCGCCATCGGCGCTGTTTCCCCCCATCCAACAACACCCTCATCGGTACTGATTTTGATCAGCAGCGCTTCCCGCGAGCGGTACTCGAAATACGAATTGGCCAACCAGGTCGGCAACTTATGTGCGACGAGATAGGTTTTGACCGATGTGATTTTCATTCAGCAAGTCCTCGATTGCGTGCTGGGAGAACTCATGGCCGATCAGCCGTCCTGAATCGCAGGCCGATTGAGTTCGATCGCCAGTCCCGTCTGGCTTGAGCGACGGACTGCGTCAATCAGCGAAATGGCCGCGGCCCCATCTTCACCGGTAACAGATGGAAGCCGTTGATCCCGAATACTGTCAACGAAATCCTGGACTTGAGTAAAAAACGCTTCCAGCCGCTGAGGCGCGAGTGGAGCCTTCTGGAAATCGATTGCTGGTTGTTCCCACACCGTCTCCCACGGTTGTCCGTCCTGCGCCAGATTCAGTTGCCCGTAGCCATCGATGTCGAGCATCCCCCGGGAACCAACCACCAGTCCGCGAAAGGCACTGTTCGAAACGCCCGGCGACGGCAGTTCGAACGACATCCACGTCTGAGCGAGGACGCCATTCTGAAATTCAAGCTGTGCCATGGCGGAGGGGAATGGGTATGTCGCGTGGCTAAAATCGACGACGCGTCCAAAGATACGGGTGGCCTCACTGCCTGCGAAATAACGCAGGAAATCGAAGTTGTGGGCCCCCTGGTCCAGGATCATTCCGCCCGATTCGGATTGTTTGATCCATTCTTTCGCGGCCAAGTTGAGCTTTGGAAAGAGCGTCCGTAACTGAATCATTCGCGGCTCACCAATCACGCCGTCGTCGAGGAGCTTTTTGGCACGAGCGACGGTTCCTCGGAATCGCCACGTCTGGATCACCGAAAGCACGGTTCGTGCGTCACGACATGCCTTGATCATGGCGGCGCATTCTTCGCGATCGAGCGCCATCGGCTTTTCAACCAAGGCATGTTTTCCAGACTGTGCCGCCCAGATCACTTGCTGGCAATGCAACCCCTGCGGGGTCGCGATCAAGACGGCATCGATCTCGGCTCGGGCCAGGAGTTCGGGGAATGTCTCAATCAACTCCACATCGTAGTCGTGGGCCAGTTGAGCGGCCCGACTTCCCCCATGCACGGCAGCCAGCGTCGCGCCCTGGACGTACCGCTTCAGGCATTCGGCATAGGTTCGCCCCATAAACCCGGAACCGATGAGGGCCACTTGAATCGGCTTCATTCTTGTCGTCCTCTCGAATTGGATCGTCAGCAAGCCCATCGAGGAAAGCTGGTTCTCAACTTCTCTGAAAACCGCAGGAACGCCTCGTCGGACAATCCTTCGTAAGGAGGAAGTAAACGAAGCGGAAAGCGTTCGTCGTGTAGACGCCAAAGGAGCTTGTCGAATGCACCATCGATTTTGTCGCCTGGCCCGCCTTCTTTGATCAGGAGATGAAGCATCGCATTGAGTTCCATTTGATTCGCGATCAGGCGCTCTGCGTCACGTTGCTGGCCCGCCTCAAAGAACTCGCGCGCCGACTTCCAGTTTGCCGAAGCAAGGGAAATCAGCAGTCCGCACTGCCCAATCAGGCTGCCATAGACAAATCCCGTTTCCGTGAGGAAATGCTGGAGTTGCGGTACACGCGTCAGGAGCGCGTGAATTCGTTCCATGGAGTCGGTGCTGTTCTTGGTCGCCACAAGATTTTCATGGTCGCCTGCCAGGCGGGCATACTCGTCGGCGGTGATGAGGCGTTTGGTGCGCAGGAGGTTGTAGTGCAGGAATTGGCAATCCGGAAAACGCCCGCATGTTTCACGAAAGAATTGGGCCACTTCCTTGTCAGCCAAAGCTCCCCAGTTTGGCAGTGAGATTTGAAATCGCGTGACACCCAGATCGCGCGCCATCTCGATCCGTTCAATGATGGTCGATAGGGACTGATTGATCACCCCGACCATCGGTTTGCAGTTCTCTCGATGCATTTCGTCCTGAAAGGCCCGGGTAATTTCGATAAACTGGCGGGTGTTGACGGCGTAGCCCTCACCTGCGGTGCCGAAAATGTAGAGGTGTTGTGTCCCCTCTCTGATCAACTTTCGGACTTGATCCCGGAACAGATCTTCCATGAACTGGTTGTCGGAGTTCCAGGGAACGACGCATCCAGCCATGATGCAACTTGGATAGCGAACCATCAATTTTCCTCACTTTGCAGGAGCGCTGCCGCGCAGTGAATGTCGTTTGTCTCTCGGCTCATTTTCGAGTTCACAGGAAACGGTGCGAGTGATGTCCTTCCGAGAGCGAGAGCATGACAGATCAATCGACCAGGGCGATATCGAATTTGTTGGTCCCCGATTCCACGGTGTACTCCAGCTTCGAAGTCCCAAAGTCACCGTAGCGAGCTGGGATATGGTTCGTGAAGACTTCCATCTCTGGCCCGGGCTTTCGGTTGGCATCACGAGACGACGTTTGGGCGCGCACAATCACGGTATTTCGTCCTTGGGGAACCTGGGACCGGTATGCACCATCGGCACTGAATTTGGCAACAGTAATTTCACCACTGTGGTGCTTGAAGATCACTTCGCCGTGAGGAAAGGGTTTGCTGTATGAGACCGTGCCGACCACGGGAGCCTTCGGAAGGTCTCTGGTCTTGGCCCCGCCACAGCCGACGACGGCATCGCAGACGAGGCCGACAACAACAATGTGTAGTGCACGCTTGGCATCGAGTTGCATCGATTCTCCTTCGCAAACAGGTTCTGTGATTGTCGCTCCCGAGTGCCGTGCGTCGGCCACGAGATTCATGGTGAGATTGAGAATGAACTCGACTTGTCAGGGTCGCCTGTGATCGACATTAGAATTCACCGACTGTGGCTCCATCCGCTTTGTCGGCAAGGTTCTTAAAAGTCTGCAAATCAATATTGTCGGAAATGAATCGAACTCCACCATCCATGAGCAGAACATGGATTCCCCCCGTGTGCTGGCTGTGGAGGGCGGAATCACTGAGACGTCCCGTGACATTGGACGGATTGCC
This genomic interval from Schlesneria paludicola DSM 18645 contains the following:
- a CDS encoding alpha/beta hydrolase family protein, with the protein product MMRCRTRLTPSMIPHLIAWCIAISVLINADRIAAEESTALTVKLLQTSGDVPFAILGDKPTGPAPTLFVFGADMKNSLLSNDVNRLGHLLKSHGYLCVSLDIPCHGTDTRPGEKSGDLAGWKNRVVNGENIADQFAQQVSQVLDYLIAEKLTDPAEVAVSGTSRGGFAALHCAAADARFKQVIAFAPVTHLGALAEFSGAEDNALVQALNPIHVANRLVGRPIWIVIGNDDQRVSTNDCLMLALEIVKQSKGKRNPIPVEIRLVGTIGHRLHALPTPQFGQLCAPHDEAAAWLLGQRPAPPRP
- a CDS encoding Gfo/Idh/MocA family protein yields the protein MKPIQVALIGSGFMGRTYAECLKRYVQGATLAAVHGGSRAAQLAHDYDVELIETFPELLARAEIDAVLIATPQGLHCQQVIWAAQSGKHALVEKPMALDREECAAMIKACRDARTVLSVIQTWRFRGTVARAKKLLDDGVIGEPRMIQLRTLFPKLNLAAKEWIKQSESGGMILDQGAHNFDFLRYFAGSEATRIFGRVVDFSHATYPFPSAMAQLEFQNGVLAQTWMSFELPSPGVSNSAFRGLVVGSRGMLDIDGYGQLNLAQDGQPWETVWEQPAIDFQKAPLAPQRLEAFFTQVQDFVDSIRDQRLPSVTGEDGAAAISLIDAVRRSSQTGLAIELNRPAIQDG
- a CDS encoding mandelate racemase/muconate lactonizing enzyme family protein; the protein is MKITSVKTYLVAHKLPTWLANSYFEYRSREALLIKISTDEGVVGWGETAPMAGVREIIDKKFAPLIIGEDPRNHRQLWRKCWGVNFGNGMAMGGLDIALHDLRGKILNQSISDMYGGRVRDRVEAYASSVNYREGCEPEDQYPADALDLVRQGFRGVKLRIGRFSLGREIPIIAAVRDALGPGIKLTVDVNGAYSLPRAIRMGRELEQLGIDWYEEPLPQHQYVGYDVLSANLDIPIAGGECVDSRAAAQALLARRAVDIIQPDVSLCGGFAECLGIAEMSRMWNILCIPHCWGGAIVTAATIHLVSLLSAATSAHDAEAPLLELDVTENPFRDQIVTRPFQLCEGFVDVPTGPGLGIEIDESVVESYSVH
- a CDS encoding amidohydrolase family protein is translated as MSTEQIPAIDVHAHYGRYSRQGVDPKIEEFMTASAELVVRRARLANIEWTIASPLKALLPRLEGNPIGGNEEAAATIDNTEGMLQYVVVDPLTPATYDQAAEMLQKPKCVGIKIHPEEHGYPIVEHGRKIFEFAARHRAVVLTHSSEQNSQADDFVPFINDYPEVKLILAHIGHGWDGDVSHQIRAIQRCRHENVFADTSSARSITPGLIEWAVKEVGPERILFGTDTPLYHAPMQRSRIDYADLSDSDKRLILRDNAIRVFNLNLGS
- a CDS encoding dihydrodipicolinate synthase family protein, yielding MVRYPSCIMAGCVVPWNSDNQFMEDLFRDQVRKLIREGTQHLYIFGTAGEGYAVNTRQFIEITRAFQDEMHRENCKPMVGVINQSLSTIIERIEMARDLGVTRFQISLPNWGALADKEVAQFFRETCGRFPDCQFLHYNLLRTKRLITADEYARLAGDHENLVATKNSTDSMERIHALLTRVPQLQHFLTETGFVYGSLIGQCGLLISLASANWKSAREFFEAGQQRDAERLIANQMELNAMLHLLIKEGGPGDKIDGAFDKLLWRLHDERFPLRLLPPYEGLSDEAFLRFSEKLRTSFPRWAC
- a CDS encoding MFS transporter, whose product is MTTGTLATARQDDAADRFPVGEVDQRRNVMLFGVNTGLMFLGSSVLNVGRFHAPVCKALGASDTVSNLPGSAYLIMAASPLVVACLFPQVSYLKRVLVTCYLVLAIMGGVVALAILSPIPNALKVAAVITQGIVTGGALTTVTMFLFEVIGRGASPSKRGQALSLGYGRGPFLGLVGALVLQLCLDGRLFGLRLAAAPYPWNFALPFLASVPIMGAAAWLSTHFVIAPEKVEATRQPFVSNVFAGFGDFVGNRWLRLTFLVGVLSFWGFSIGNNMTLYTKEVLGVAPETLVGYQLALRFGFKIGSGLCMGALLAYAGPRATMLVTALCSVAGVVWAMLVPGYWFMLSFGLLGAGELFGVYMTNYILSCSPKSHTRSNMGFASLAMMPAAPAGALFGAISDHYGSIYNRAYGFQMSFAAALIFMGLMVLLIPLLPAHPQPPPEPDPSSLTVKLECEPG